A region from the Terriglobia bacterium genome encodes:
- a CDS encoding response regulator transcription factor: MSTGARPGLIPSASPREEQRLGGKVSREAPARRVIATLRALQAARLFLAAENRLMREVLARKLANRKEFEIVGLGAGNADLAGELLAARAEILVLSSRGDLTADLTLIRAIRVRAPEVRILLIGMRGGDMEFLQCVRAGVNGYLPRDASSEEVLEGLRRVRDGGAACSHELCLLLFRYFEREAVTLPSASIHERLGFTRREQQIIALLAQGLSNKEIASQFCLSEQTVKNHLYRMKQKSGADGRMGIVRQCRTQGFFV, translated from the coding sequence ATGAGTACAGGCGCACGACCGGGGCTGATCCCATCCGCTTCTCCGCGGGAGGAACAGCGGCTTGGAGGCAAGGTCTCGCGCGAAGCCCCGGCGCGAAGGGTGATTGCGACACTACGAGCGCTGCAAGCCGCGCGGCTGTTTCTGGCCGCGGAGAACCGCCTGATGCGCGAAGTGCTGGCGCGCAAGCTGGCCAACCGCAAAGAATTCGAAATCGTGGGACTGGGAGCGGGGAACGCGGACTTGGCGGGAGAACTGCTGGCAGCCCGGGCGGAAATTCTGGTGCTGAGCTCGCGGGGGGATCTGACGGCGGACCTGACGCTGATTCGCGCGATCCGGGTGCGGGCTCCCGAGGTGCGCATCCTGCTGATCGGCATGCGCGGAGGAGACATGGAGTTTCTGCAGTGCGTGCGCGCGGGAGTGAACGGGTATCTGCCCCGGGATGCCTCGTCCGAGGAAGTGCTGGAGGGTCTGCGCAGGGTACGGGACGGGGGCGCGGCCTGTTCGCACGAGTTGTGCCTGCTGCTGTTCCGCTACTTCGAGCGCGAGGCGGTGACGCTGCCCTCGGCGAGCATCCACGAGCGGCTGGGATTCACGCGGCGCGAGCAGCAGATCATCGCGCTGCTGGCGCAGGGGCTATCGAATAAGGAGATCGCCAGCCAATTTTGCCTCTCCGAACAGACGGTGAAAAATCATCTTTACCGGATGAAACAGAAATCGGGCGCGGACGGCCGCATGGGCATCGTGCGGCAGTGCCGGACGCAGGGTTTCTTCGTGTAG
- a CDS encoding serine hydroxymethyltransferase, whose protein sequence is MSQTTAANERMQRPLNTVDPEIAELLRDEAKRQATGLELIPSENLVSEAVLEAMGSIFTNKYAEGYPGKRYYGGCEYADKVEQLAIDRAKELFGAEHANVQAHSGTQANISVYMSVLQPGDTVLGMNLAHGGHLTHGHPLNFSGKMYKFIAYGVKQDTETIDYDEVERLAQEHKPKMIVAGASAYSRIIEFERMSKIAKAVGALFFVDMAHIAGLVAAGVHPSPVPHADFVSTTTHKTLRGPRGGLVLCKAAFAKELDKLTFPGTQGGPLVHTIAAKAVCLKEAREPAFVEYQKQVVVNAKALAESVARGGFRIVTGGTDNHLFLVELHPRGITGTDAEKALDRAGITVNKNSIPFDPLPPMKAGGIRLGSPSVTTRGMRAPEMETIGAWITELLSHLGDAEIEKKLRAQVAELALRFPIYPSRVPAAAAQRG, encoded by the coding sequence ATGAGCCAGACGACAGCAGCGAATGAACGGATGCAGCGGCCGCTGAACACGGTGGACCCGGAGATTGCGGAGCTGCTGCGGGATGAGGCCAAGCGGCAGGCCACGGGGCTGGAGCTGATCCCCTCGGAAAACCTGGTGTCCGAAGCGGTGCTGGAGGCCATGGGCTCGATCTTCACCAACAAGTACGCCGAGGGCTATCCCGGGAAGCGCTACTACGGGGGCTGCGAATACGCGGACAAGGTGGAGCAACTGGCGATCGACCGCGCGAAAGAGCTTTTCGGCGCGGAGCACGCCAACGTGCAGGCGCACTCCGGGACGCAGGCCAACATTTCCGTGTACATGTCGGTGCTGCAGCCGGGGGACACGGTGTTGGGGATGAACCTGGCGCACGGGGGGCACCTGACGCACGGGCACCCGCTGAATTTTTCGGGAAAGATGTACAAGTTCATCGCCTACGGAGTGAAGCAGGACACGGAAACGATCGATTACGATGAAGTGGAGCGGCTGGCGCAGGAGCACAAGCCAAAGATGATCGTCGCGGGGGCCAGCGCCTATTCGCGAATCATCGAGTTCGAGCGCATGAGCAAGATCGCCAAGGCCGTGGGGGCGCTGTTCTTCGTGGACATGGCGCACATCGCGGGGCTGGTGGCCGCCGGAGTGCATCCGAGTCCGGTGCCGCACGCGGACTTCGTTTCGACGACGACGCACAAGACGCTGCGCGGGCCGCGCGGCGGGCTGGTGCTGTGCAAAGCGGCGTTCGCCAAGGAGCTGGACAAGCTCACCTTCCCCGGCACCCAGGGCGGGCCGCTGGTGCACACCATCGCGGCCAAAGCGGTGTGCCTGAAAGAGGCGAGGGAGCCGGCGTTCGTGGAGTACCAGAAGCAGGTGGTGGTCAATGCCAAGGCGCTGGCGGAGTCGGTGGCGCGCGGCGGCTTCCGCATCGTCACCGGGGGCACGGACAATCATCTTTTCCTGGTGGAACTGCACCCGCGGGGGATTACCGGCACGGACGCCGAAAAGGCGCTGGACCGCGCCGGGATCACCGTGAACAAGAATTCGATTCCCTTCGATCCGCTGCCACCGATGAAGGCGGGGGGCATCCGCCTGGGCAGCCCGTCGGTGACCACGCGGGGGATGCGCGCCCCGGAGATGGAGACGATCGGCGCATGGATCACCGAGCTGCTCTCGCATCTGGGCGACGCGGAGATCGAAAAGAAGCTACGCGCGCAGGTGGCGGAGCTGGCGCTGCGCTTCCCGATCTACCCCAGCCGTGTTCCAGCGGCGGCGGCGCAGCGCGGCTAA
- the mmuM gene encoding homocysteine S-methyltransferase translates to MIVGGGKKGGWMGLRILDGGLGTELASRGCDISDSLWSARVLLEQPEVIEGVHFDYLRAGAECITTASYQVSFQGFARAGLGREETIRALRESVAVARRARGRFQAAQPHGRVPLIAASVGPYGASLGDGSEYHGNYNCSAAELLAFHEERLNVLIETRPDILACETIPSWEEAEVILRVLRRHPGVPAWFSFTCRDALHTAHGEPLRECAQRLDPESVVAAIGVNCIAPHLAAPLISEIRAVSAKPVVVYPNSGQKWDAVQRCWRGDKAQTGIAALASQWYAAGARWIGGCCGTRPEDIAGIRAALPRKLPQQAS, encoded by the coding sequence ATGATTGTCGGCGGCGGAAAGAAAGGCGGTTGGATGGGGTTGCGCATTCTCGATGGCGGGCTGGGGACGGAGCTGGCCAGCCGCGGTTGCGACATCAGCGACTCGTTGTGGTCGGCGCGGGTGCTCTTGGAACAACCGGAAGTGATCGAGGGCGTGCACTTCGACTATCTGCGCGCGGGGGCGGAGTGCATCACAACCGCCAGCTACCAGGTTTCGTTCCAGGGCTTTGCCAGGGCAGGCCTCGGCCGGGAGGAGACGATTCGGGCCTTGCGGGAGTCGGTTGCTGTGGCGCGGAGGGCTCGCGGCAGGTTTCAGGCGGCGCAGCCGCACGGGCGCGTGCCGCTGATCGCCGCATCCGTGGGGCCGTATGGAGCCTCGCTGGGCGACGGCTCGGAGTACCACGGAAATTACAACTGCAGCGCGGCGGAATTGCTGGCGTTTCATGAAGAGCGCCTGAACGTGCTCATCGAAACGCGGCCGGATATCCTGGCCTGCGAAACGATTCCGTCTTGGGAAGAAGCCGAAGTGATCCTCCGCGTCCTGCGGCGGCATCCCGGCGTCCCGGCGTGGTTTTCGTTCACCTGCCGCGACGCGCTGCACACCGCGCATGGCGAACCCTTGCGCGAGTGCGCGCAACGCCTCGATCCGGAGAGCGTGGTCGCGGCCATCGGCGTCAATTGCATCGCCCCGCACCTGGCGGCGCCGCTCATCTCCGAAATTCGCGCCGTATCGGCAAAGCCCGTTGTCGTCTATCCCAACTCCGGCCAGAAATGGGACGCGGTCCAGCGTTGCTGGCGGGGCGATAAAGCGCAAACCGGCATCGCCGCGCTGGCCTCGCAGTGGTACGCCGCCGGCGCGCGCTGGATCGGCGGCTGCTGCGGAACCCGCCCCGAGGATATCGCCGGCATCCGCGCCGCTCTCCCGCGCAAACTCCCCCAGCAAGCTTCCTAG
- a CDS encoding tetratricopeptide repeat protein — protein sequence MMDTEAFREFKQGLTLLRDNYPVKALPHMQRALELEKNNPYYMSYLGVILARSEEKWAEAEELCDSAVRLKRNQAQLYLNLAEVYANAGRREDAVETLQSGLKYAQRDVRLNMALTRLAERRPPVLTFLNRKHPINRQLGILRHRTLRIFGQS from the coding sequence ATGATGGACACGGAAGCCTTCCGTGAATTCAAGCAGGGTCTGACGTTACTGCGCGACAACTATCCGGTGAAGGCACTGCCGCACATGCAGCGAGCGCTGGAACTGGAAAAGAACAATCCTTATTACATGTCCTATCTGGGAGTGATCCTGGCGCGCTCGGAAGAAAAATGGGCCGAGGCCGAAGAGCTGTGCGATTCGGCGGTGCGCCTGAAGCGGAATCAGGCGCAGCTGTATCTGAACCTGGCGGAGGTGTACGCCAACGCCGGGCGCCGCGAAGACGCCGTGGAAACGCTGCAGTCGGGCTTGAAGTACGCGCAGCGGGACGTGCGGCTGAACATGGCCCTGACCCGGCTGGCGGAAAGGCGCCCGCCGGTCCTGACGTTCCTGAACCGGAAGCATCCGATTAACCGGCAACTGGGCATCCTGCGGCACCGGACGCTGCGGATCTTCGGCCAGTCGTAA
- a CDS encoding DUF4845 domain-containing protein, with translation MLNLLPIFGGKPGRATARKSSSQRGDGRLKAIVVTVLLVAGAYTCFKVIPIYMNEYQLQDKMQEVARFATVSHRTDDELRDTIWQEIQDLGIPARKEDIKIENTGRYAKITVDYSVPLDLIFYHGELHFSPSSDNKSLT, from the coding sequence ATGCTAAACCTTCTTCCCATCTTCGGCGGCAAGCCCGGACGCGCCACGGCGCGCAAATCCTCCTCCCAGCGCGGCGATGGCCGCCTCAAGGCCATCGTCGTGACCGTGCTTCTGGTTGCGGGGGCCTACACCTGCTTCAAAGTCATCCCCATCTACATGAATGAATACCAGCTCCAGGACAAGATGCAGGAAGTGGCGCGCTTCGCCACGGTGAGCCACAGGACCGACGACGAGCTGCGCGATACCATCTGGCAGGAGATTCAGGACCTGGGCATCCCCGCGCGCAAGGAAGACATCAAAATCGAGAACACCGGGCGCTACGCCAAGATTACCGTGGATTACTCGGTGCCGCTGGATCTGATTTTCTACCACGGCGAATTGCATTTCTCTCCTTCCAGCGATAATAAATCGCTGACCTGA
- the glgP gene encoding alpha-glucan family phosphorylase encodes MKDLTEIETSLRSIAYFSMEIALENSMPSYSGGLGVLAGDTIRAAADMKVPMVAVSLLYRKGYFAQRLEADGTQVEEPVEWRVEDFLHEQGARTKVIIEGRPVHLRSWRYPVCGVTGYEIPVYFLDADLPENDPSDRMLTGSLYGGDRYYRLCQEVLLGIGGVRMLHALGYTGLTRYHMNEGHAALLSIQLLNEEARKAGRRTIRGEDIAKVRRKCLFTTHTPVPAGHDRFPMEMVSRVFGHRLDLLDLQDVFCAELLNNVLQEERKFSNMDQAVLAGTSLNMTYLALHLSAYVNGVAKLHGETSRKMFSDLRIEAITNGIHAATWAAPSFQRLFDQHIPGWREDNFNLRAALGLPPAEVWLAHLAAKQRLFKVVHQRSGLTLDPEIFTIGFARRATGYKRADLILSDLERLKDIAVKAGPFQLVFAGKAHPHDAGGKEIIRRIFRAKKALGRQVRTVYLDEYNMDLGGKITSGVDLWLNTPQYPLEASGTSGMKAALNGVPSLSVLDGWWVEGHIEGVTGWSVGDASYTGAKSERKCEAESIYQKLEQGILPLYYLQRDRYLSIMQHAIALNGSFFHTQRMLQQYVTHGYFR; translated from the coding sequence ATGAAAGATCTGACCGAAATCGAAACCTCTTTGCGCTCCATCGCTTACTTCTCCATGGAGATCGCCCTGGAGAACTCCATGCCCAGCTACAGCGGCGGCCTGGGCGTTCTCGCCGGCGACACTATCCGCGCTGCCGCGGACATGAAAGTCCCCATGGTCGCGGTCTCTCTCCTCTATCGCAAAGGCTATTTCGCCCAGCGCCTGGAAGCCGACGGGACCCAGGTGGAAGAGCCCGTGGAGTGGCGCGTCGAGGACTTTTTGCACGAGCAAGGGGCCCGCACCAAGGTCATCATCGAAGGCCGGCCCGTCCACCTCCGCTCCTGGCGTTATCCCGTCTGCGGCGTCACCGGTTACGAGATCCCCGTCTATTTCCTCGACGCCGATCTCCCCGAAAACGACCCCTCCGACCGCATGCTCACCGGTTCGCTCTACGGCGGCGACCGCTACTACCGCCTGTGCCAGGAGGTCCTCCTGGGCATCGGCGGCGTGCGCATGCTCCACGCACTCGGCTATACCGGCCTCACCCGCTACCACATGAACGAAGGCCACGCCGCACTGCTTTCCATCCAGCTCCTTAACGAGGAGGCCCGCAAAGCCGGCCGCCGTACCATCCGCGGCGAGGATATCGCCAAGGTCCGCCGCAAGTGTCTCTTCACCACCCACACTCCGGTTCCCGCCGGCCACGACAGATTCCCCATGGAGATGGTCAGCCGCGTCTTCGGCCACCGCCTCGATCTCCTGGACCTCCAGGACGTCTTCTGTGCGGAGCTCCTCAACAACGTCCTCCAGGAAGAGCGCAAATTCTCCAACATGGACCAGGCCGTCCTCGCCGGCACCTCTCTCAACATGACCTATTTGGCCCTGCACCTCAGCGCCTACGTCAACGGCGTCGCCAAGCTCCACGGCGAAACCTCCCGCAAGATGTTCTCCGACCTGCGCATTGAAGCCATCACCAACGGCATCCACGCCGCCACCTGGGCTGCTCCTTCCTTCCAGCGCCTCTTCGACCAGCACATCCCCGGCTGGCGCGAGGACAATTTCAACCTCCGCGCCGCTCTCGGCCTCCCGCCCGCGGAAGTCTGGCTTGCCCACCTCGCCGCTAAGCAGCGCCTCTTCAAGGTGGTCCACCAGCGCTCCGGTTTGACCCTCGATCCCGAGATCTTCACCATCGGTTTTGCCCGCCGCGCCACGGGCTACAAGCGTGCCGACCTGATCCTCTCCGACCTCGAGCGCCTCAAGGACATTGCCGTCAAGGCTGGCCCCTTTCAGCTCGTCTTCGCCGGCAAGGCCCATCCCCACGACGCTGGCGGCAAGGAGATCATCCGCCGCATCTTCCGCGCCAAAAAGGCTCTGGGCCGTCAAGTGCGCACCGTCTATCTCGACGAATACAACATGGACCTCGGCGGCAAGATCACTTCCGGCGTCGACCTCTGGCTCAACACCCCGCAGTATCCCCTCGAGGCTTCCGGCACCTCCGGCATGAAGGCCGCGCTGAACGGCGTGCCCAGCCTCAGCGTTCTGGACGGCTGGTGGGTCGAAGGGCACATCGAGGGCGTGACCGGCTGGTCCGTCGGTGACGCTTCCTACACCGGGGCGAAGTCCGAGCGCAAGTGTGAAGCCGAATCCATCTATCAGAAATTGGAGCAGGGAATCCTTCCGCTCTACTATCTCCAGCGGGACCGCTATCTCTCCATCATGCAGCACGCCATCGCCCTCAACGGTTCCTTCTTTCACACCCAGCGCATGCTCCAGCAGTACGTCACCCACGGCTATTTCCGCTGA
- the rpiB gene encoding ribose 5-phosphate isomerase B has product MAEPTSKPRIALGADHAGYPVKEFIRKFLEESGYFVDDTGTWSEESVDYPDYALAVGERVMARTSDMGILVCGTGIGMSIAANKVTGIRAAVAHDVLTARLSREHNDANVLALGGRIITEDLALEMVQVFLSTAYAGGRHQRRIDEITLIEKNERG; this is encoded by the coding sequence ATGGCAGAGCCTACATCGAAGCCGCGGATTGCGCTGGGCGCGGACCACGCCGGGTATCCAGTCAAAGAGTTCATTCGCAAATTTCTGGAGGAGAGCGGTTATTTCGTGGACGACACCGGGACGTGGTCCGAGGAGTCGGTGGACTATCCGGATTATGCGCTGGCGGTGGGCGAGCGGGTAATGGCGCGGACGAGCGACATGGGGATCCTGGTGTGCGGCACGGGGATCGGGATGTCCATCGCGGCGAACAAGGTGACGGGGATCCGCGCGGCGGTGGCGCACGACGTGCTCACGGCGCGGCTTTCGCGGGAACACAACGACGCCAACGTGCTGGCGCTGGGTGGGCGGATCATCACGGAGGATCTGGCGCTGGAGATGGTGCAGGTGTTCCTGAGCACGGCGTATGCGGGCGGGCGGCACCAGCGGCGCATTGATGAGATTACGCTGATTGAAAAGAACGAGCGCGGCTAA
- a CDS encoding MBL fold metallo-hydrolase: MRILKLATIAFFLLACGARAQAPTGSPFLLKPLGQNVWAAIDDAKGDAGANAGFVIGDDGVAVIDTFENAAAARQMLAEIRKLTKLPVKFVINTHYHLDHVAGNGVFAEAGAVIFAQRNVRTWIHTENRKFFGKEIKPEQKALVEGLTAPEAVYDGGSVELYLGARRIVVRYYPGHTGGDSVVEIPDAQVVFCGDLFWRKMLPNLIDASAGKWLETLAKLGSAHPSATFVPGHGDVGNAGDVAGFAQYIEGLRQMVAAELRQEKKGAAVVDAVLPQLKERYGAWGYFEDFAKSNIVDMEAELRGEKKIPQPADAP, encoded by the coding sequence ATGCGCATCCTCAAACTTGCAACCATCGCGTTCTTCCTGCTGGCTTGCGGCGCGCGCGCCCAGGCACCCACCGGCTCTCCCTTCCTCCTGAAACCGCTGGGGCAAAACGTGTGGGCAGCGATTGATGACGCCAAAGGCGATGCGGGAGCCAACGCCGGATTCGTGATCGGCGACGACGGCGTGGCGGTGATCGACACGTTCGAGAACGCAGCAGCAGCGCGGCAGATGCTCGCAGAAATCCGCAAGCTGACGAAGCTGCCGGTCAAGTTCGTCATCAATACGCACTACCATCTGGATCACGTGGCGGGGAACGGCGTCTTCGCGGAGGCCGGGGCGGTGATCTTCGCGCAGCGCAACGTGCGCACGTGGATCCACACGGAGAACCGGAAGTTTTTCGGCAAGGAGATCAAGCCCGAGCAGAAGGCGCTGGTGGAAGGGCTGACAGCGCCGGAGGCGGTGTACGACGGCGGCAGCGTGGAACTGTATCTCGGGGCGCGGCGGATTGTCGTGCGCTATTACCCGGGGCACACGGGCGGCGATTCGGTGGTGGAAATTCCGGACGCGCAGGTGGTCTTCTGCGGAGATCTCTTCTGGCGCAAGATGCTGCCGAACCTGATCGACGCATCGGCCGGCAAGTGGCTGGAGACGCTGGCGAAGCTGGGCAGCGCCCACCCTTCGGCGACGTTTGTGCCGGGCCACGGGGACGTGGGCAACGCGGGAGATGTGGCGGGCTTCGCGCAATACATCGAAGGGCTGCGGCAGATGGTGGCTGCCGAGCTGCGGCAGGAAAAGAAAGGCGCGGCCGTCGTGGATGCGGTCCTTCCGCAGCTGAAAGAGCGCTACGGGGCGTGGGGATATTTCGAGGACTTCGCGAAGAGCAACATCGTGGACATGGAAGCGGAATTACGCGGGGAAAAGAAGATCCCGCAGCCGGCGGACGCTCCCTGA
- the proS gene encoding proline--tRNA ligase has product MADEKLPTRAQDFSEWYNQLVLKAQLADYAPVRGCMVVRPYGWALWENIQQALDRRFKATGHQNVAFPMLIPKSFIEKEKSHVEGFSPELAVVTIGGGEELAEPLVIRPTSETIIGHMWSKWIQSYRDLPVLMNQWNSVIRWELRTKLFLRTLEFYWQEGHTAHATREEAEAETRQMLDIYTDFAVNDAAIPVIPGRKSDAEKFAGAQTTYSIEAMMGDGKALQAGTSHFLGQNFAQAFEVRYLDQNGQLQHCWTTSWGLSTRFIGAIIMVHGDDQGLVLPPKLAPYQAVIVPIYKTEEEKAAVLGVARKMKAGLVQAEIRTVLDEREGFSPGWKFNDWEMRGVPLRIELGPKDVAKQAAVLARRDRPGREGKTSVAIAELVPAVARLLDEIQKALHERALAFRQAHTRQAQNYDELKGAVENGFASAFWCGRGDCEAAIKEETRATMRCIPLEGQTEQGNCVKCGQPAAARAIFARAY; this is encoded by the coding sequence ATGGCTGACGAGAAACTACCGACACGCGCACAAGATTTTTCCGAGTGGTACAACCAGCTGGTCCTCAAGGCCCAGCTCGCCGATTACGCCCCGGTGCGCGGCTGCATGGTCGTCCGCCCCTACGGCTGGGCGCTGTGGGAGAACATCCAGCAGGCCCTGGACCGCCGCTTCAAGGCCACCGGGCACCAGAACGTGGCCTTCCCCATGCTCATTCCCAAGAGCTTCATCGAGAAGGAGAAGAGCCACGTCGAAGGCTTCTCTCCGGAGCTGGCCGTGGTCACCATCGGCGGCGGGGAAGAACTGGCCGAGCCCCTGGTCATCCGTCCCACCTCGGAAACCATCATCGGCCACATGTGGTCGAAGTGGATTCAGTCCTACCGCGACCTCCCGGTGCTCATGAACCAGTGGAACAGCGTCATCCGCTGGGAGCTGCGCACCAAGCTCTTCTTGCGCACCCTGGAGTTCTACTGGCAGGAGGGCCACACGGCTCACGCCACGCGCGAGGAGGCCGAAGCGGAAACCCGCCAGATGCTGGACATCTATACCGACTTTGCGGTGAACGACGCGGCCATCCCCGTCATCCCCGGCAGGAAATCGGACGCCGAGAAATTCGCCGGCGCCCAGACCACCTACTCCATCGAAGCCATGATGGGCGACGGCAAGGCGCTGCAGGCCGGCACGTCACACTTCCTGGGACAGAACTTTGCGCAGGCCTTCGAGGTCCGCTATCTCGATCAGAACGGCCAGTTGCAGCATTGCTGGACCACCTCCTGGGGCCTCTCCACGCGCTTCATCGGCGCCATCATCATGGTGCACGGCGACGACCAGGGGCTGGTCCTGCCCCCGAAGCTGGCGCCCTACCAGGCGGTCATCGTGCCCATCTACAAGACCGAGGAAGAGAAGGCTGCGGTGCTGGGCGTGGCGCGCAAGATGAAGGCCGGCCTGGTGCAGGCGGAGATCCGCACCGTGCTGGATGAGCGTGAAGGCTTCAGCCCGGGCTGGAAGTTCAACGACTGGGAGATGCGCGGCGTGCCGCTGCGCATTGAACTCGGCCCCAAGGATGTGGCCAAGCAGGCCGCGGTCCTGGCGCGGCGCGACCGTCCCGGCAGGGAAGGCAAGACCAGCGTGGCGATCGCGGAACTCGTGCCCGCGGTGGCGCGTTTGCTCGACGAAATCCAGAAGGCGCTGCACGAGCGCGCCCTGGCCTTCCGCCAGGCCCACACGCGCCAGGCCCAGAACTACGACGAACTGAAGGGTGCGGTCGAGAACGGCTTTGCTTCCGCCTTCTGGTGCGGCCGCGGCGACTGCGAGGCCGCCATCAAGGAAGAAACCCGGGCCACCATGCGCTGCATCCCACTGGAAGGGCAGACGGAGCAGGGGAACTGCGTGAAGTGTGGCCAGCCCGCCGCCGCGCGCGCCATTTTTGCCCGCGCGTACTGA